One Anaerobaca lacustris DNA window includes the following coding sequences:
- a CDS encoding efflux RND transporter permease subunit codes for MFLTDAAIRNRTTVLVLGIIIVLLGATSYMSLPREAAPDIPIPYIMVTTMYEGVSPEDIETSVTMKIEKELNGIRGVEEITSTSAEGMSLISVEFAPDVPSEVALQRVRDRVDLAKGELPPDAEEPIIKEINFAELPIMLISLSGDMSPVQLKAIADEVQDALEATPGVLKVEMAGDLEREIRLEFNPDRLAQYNLTIPEILALIPSENVNISAGGLETSGTKFNVRIPAEFVTPEEVDHLMLTVRDGTPIYLADVAGVRYTFKDRTSFSRLDGADTITLSVSKRVGANAVHVSEYVKAVIAEAERHVPSAMRFDITFDMSKMIRSMVADLENNIASALILVTLVLVLFLGWRPSTIVAMIIPLSMLITFFLIQALGHTLNMIVLFSLILLLGMLVDNAIVIVENIYRHLQLGYSRIDAAILGAREVAWPVTTSTFTTVCAFFPMMFWPGVMGDFMKYLPITLTLGLLASLFVGLVFNPVICSVWAGRAPKPRQKDHWFIRGYRRVQEAGLYNPGLTLFLALCLLVGLGLLYGKIGKGTEFFPSEDPERAVIDIRAPQGTNIHETDRIARTIEERLVPFRPWLKHVITNVGSAGSGTISLGASAGGSHLAGITLVFYDFVERERPSDDVIVEIREAIADIAGAEIKIEKDEGGPPTGAPVTVRVVGEDFKTLERISEEARRRIATVPNIVNLRSDFEAARPELAFTVDRRVAMLLGVNTATVGNFLKMAVFGSKVGTYREYNEEYDITVRLPLADRTQVDDLYRLRIPNPTGEAVALSSLGHFTYRGGFGTINRVDQKRVITLTADTEGRLSSAVLLDVQKQLESLDVPPGYEIRYAGEKEEQDKAQAFLSKAFAIALLLVVLVLVIQFNSLMVPFIIMTTVALSLIGALVGLLVCGLPFGIIMTGIGVISLAGVVVNNAIVLLAYTQQLQRQGMDLIAAASKAGVTRLRPVLLTATTTIIGLIPMAVGISYDFHTFSWATKSESAQWWRNMAVVVIFGLAFATILTLVVVPSLYVMLTRLTQWLGFGREVAEEASADSKAKVAPA; via the coding sequence AGACGTCGGTAACCATGAAGATCGAGAAGGAACTCAACGGGATCCGGGGCGTCGAGGAGATCACCTCCACCAGCGCTGAGGGGATGTCGCTGATCAGCGTGGAATTCGCTCCCGACGTGCCGAGCGAGGTGGCGCTGCAGCGCGTGCGCGACCGCGTGGACCTGGCCAAGGGCGAATTGCCTCCCGATGCGGAAGAGCCGATCATCAAGGAGATCAACTTCGCCGAGCTTCCGATCATGCTGATCAGCCTGTCGGGCGACATGTCACCGGTGCAGCTCAAGGCGATCGCCGACGAGGTGCAGGATGCGCTGGAGGCGACGCCGGGCGTGCTCAAGGTGGAGATGGCCGGCGACCTCGAGCGGGAGATTCGTCTGGAGTTCAATCCCGATCGCCTCGCCCAGTACAACCTGACCATCCCTGAGATCCTGGCGCTGATCCCGTCGGAGAACGTCAACATCTCGGCCGGCGGTCTCGAAACGAGCGGCACAAAGTTCAACGTCCGCATCCCCGCCGAGTTCGTCACCCCGGAAGAGGTGGACCATCTGATGCTGACCGTCCGGGACGGCACGCCCATCTATCTGGCCGACGTCGCCGGGGTGCGGTACACGTTCAAGGACCGGACCAGCTTCTCTCGCCTCGATGGGGCCGACACGATCACGCTGAGCGTCAGCAAGCGGGTCGGGGCCAACGCCGTGCACGTTTCGGAGTATGTCAAGGCGGTGATTGCCGAGGCCGAGAGGCACGTGCCATCGGCGATGCGGTTCGACATTACATTCGACATGTCCAAGATGATCCGCAGCATGGTGGCCGACCTCGAGAACAACATCGCCTCGGCCCTGATCCTGGTGACGCTGGTGCTGGTGTTGTTCCTCGGCTGGCGTCCGAGCACCATCGTGGCGATGATCATTCCGTTGAGCATGCTAATCACCTTCTTCCTGATCCAGGCGCTGGGCCATACGCTGAACATGATCGTGCTGTTCAGCCTGATCCTGTTGCTGGGCATGCTGGTGGACAACGCGATCGTCATTGTGGAGAACATCTACCGGCACCTCCAGCTTGGGTACAGCCGCATCGACGCGGCGATCCTCGGGGCCCGCGAGGTGGCCTGGCCCGTGACGACGTCGACGTTCACCACCGTCTGTGCGTTTTTCCCGATGATGTTCTGGCCGGGCGTCATGGGCGACTTCATGAAGTATCTGCCCATCACGCTGACGTTGGGCCTTCTGGCGTCGCTGTTCGTCGGTCTGGTGTTCAACCCGGTCATCTGCTCGGTCTGGGCGGGCCGGGCGCCCAAGCCGCGACAGAAGGACCACTGGTTCATTCGGGGCTACCGTCGCGTGCAGGAGGCCGGGCTGTACAATCCCGGCCTGACCCTGTTCCTGGCGCTCTGCCTGCTGGTCGGCCTGGGGCTGTTGTATGGCAAGATCGGCAAGGGGACGGAGTTCTTCCCGTCGGAGGATCCTGAGCGGGCGGTGATCGATATTCGTGCGCCGCAGGGGACCAATATCCACGAGACCGACCGGATCGCGCGAACGATCGAAGAACGGCTCGTGCCGTTCCGGCCCTGGCTCAAGCACGTGATCACGAACGTCGGCTCGGCCGGATCGGGTACGATCAGCCTGGGGGCCAGTGCCGGGGGCTCGCACCTGGCCGGCATCACCCTGGTGTTCTACGATTTCGTCGAGCGGGAAAGGCCGTCCGACGACGTCATTGTGGAGATTCGTGAGGCGATTGCCGATATCGCCGGCGCCGAGATCAAGATCGAGAAGGACGAGGGGGGGCCGCCAACCGGGGCCCCGGTCACCGTCCGGGTCGTGGGGGAGGACTTCAAGACGCTGGAGCGGATCAGCGAGGAGGCCCGGCGCCGGATCGCCACGGTGCCCAACATCGTGAACCTTCGCAGCGACTTCGAGGCGGCGCGCCCGGAGCTGGCCTTCACGGTGGACCGTCGCGTCGCCATGCTGCTCGGGGTCAACACCGCCACCGTGGGCAACTTCCTGAAGATGGCGGTCTTCGGCAGCAAGGTCGGGACCTACCGCGAATACAACGAGGAGTATGACATTACCGTGCGCCTGCCGTTGGCCGACCGCACGCAGGTGGACGATCTGTACCGCCTTCGGATCCCCAATCCCACCGGCGAGGCCGTGGCGCTCAGCTCGCTGGGCCATTTCACGTATCGGGGCGGGTTCGGTACGATCAATCGCGTCGATCAGAAGCGCGTCATCACGCTGACCGCCGACACGGAGGGCCGTCTCAGTTCGGCGGTCCTGCTCGACGTCCAGAAGCAACTGGAATCGCTCGATGTGCCGCCGGGTTACGAGATTCGCTATGCGGGCGAGAAGGAGGAGCAGGACAAGGCGCAGGCGTTTCTGTCGAAGGCGTTCGCCATCGCGCTGCTGCTGGTCGTCCTGGTCCTGGTGATCCAGTTCAACTCACTCATGGTGCCGTTCATCATTATGACGACGGTGGCGCTGTCTCTGATCGGTGCGCTGGTCGGCCTGCTGGTCTGCGGCCTGCCCTTCGGGATCATCATGACCGGGATTGGCGTCATCAGTCTGGCGGGCGTTGTGGTCAACAACGCGATCGTCCTGCTGGCCTACACGCAGCAGTTGCAGCGTCAGGGGATGGACCTGATTGCGGCCGCGTCGAAGGCGGGCGTGACGCGTCTGCGACCGGTGCTGCTGACGGCGACGACCACGATCATCGGGCTGATCCCCATGGCGGTCGGCATCTCATACGACTTCCACACCTTCAGTTGGGCCACCAAGAGCGAGTCGGCTCAGTGGTGGCGCAATATGGCGGTCGTCGTTATCTTCGGTCTGGCCTTTGCGACGATCCTGACGCTGGTGGTCGTCCCGTCGCTCTATGTGATGCTCACCCGCCTGACGCAATGGCTCGGCTTCGGGCGCGAAGTCGCCGAAGAGGCGTCCGCTGACTCGAAGGCCAAGGTCGCACCCGCCTGA